A region from the Geobacter benzoatilyticus genome encodes:
- the cas6 gene encoding CRISPR system precrRNA processing endoribonuclease RAMP protein Cas6, giving the protein MMVAVLRMTMRLNRDIADRYFLFRVRHDFQSAFRQITGCMSDACGLCVSREECPYRLIFAQELSADPAAVKRHQKPPLPFAFSFPVFPSPPNAGHDFVIRLSLAGTATRFVGEFVEALKFLFTIQPERNGSLMDLVRIDSLDYHDEPTLLWSKDGVVEALDAVTLLETDGLRDTRLMGYSGEMKLQLETPLKLMHEGRMMREFKFTQFMRTLIRRISSLAAYYSDDDLSMDFRWLSSLSESVVVLQNSTRWVEWGRGEGDGKLAGLTGDVKLKGIPDEFIPFLLLGEFLNLGKGAAFGLGRFSLSVDES; this is encoded by the coding sequence ATGATGGTAGCAGTTTTGCGGATGACGATGCGCCTGAACAGGGATATTGCCGACCGGTATTTTCTGTTTCGCGTCCGGCATGATTTCCAGAGTGCATTCCGCCAAATAACAGGTTGCATGAGCGATGCTTGCGGCCTATGCGTTTCAAGGGAAGAGTGCCCTTATCGGCTGATTTTTGCCCAGGAGCTGAGTGCTGACCCTGCTGCTGTAAAGAGGCACCAGAAGCCACCCCTTCCGTTTGCCTTTTCTTTTCCGGTGTTTCCCTCGCCACCTAACGCCGGTCATGATTTTGTGATTCGCCTTTCGTTAGCGGGGACCGCAACCCGGTTTGTCGGGGAATTTGTGGAGGCATTAAAATTTCTTTTTACGATTCAGCCTGAGCGTAATGGGAGTTTAATGGACCTTGTGCGTATAGATTCTCTTGACTACCATGATGAGCCTACGCTTCTATGGTCGAAAGATGGGGTAGTCGAGGCCTTGGATGCCGTTACTCTCCTGGAAACAGATGGCCTCCGTGACACGCGACTTATGGGTTACTCCGGGGAAATGAAGCTTCAACTTGAGACACCGCTGAAGCTGATGCATGAGGGGCGTATGATGCGGGAATTTAAATTCACGCAATTTATGCGAACCCTTATTCGACGTATATCATCCCTTGCTGCTTACTATAGTGATGATGATCTTTCGATGGACTTCAGATGGCTCAGTTCCCTCTCTGAATCAGTGGTAGTTTTGCAAAATTCGACCAGGTGGGTGGAGTGGGGCAGGGGGGAAGGAGATGGTAAGTTGGCGGGACTGACCGGAGATGTGAAGTTAAAGGGGATCCCTGATGAATTTATCCCGTTTCTGCTTTTGGGTGAGTTCCTTAACTTGGGAAAAGGTGCTGCGTTTGGCCTCGGCCGATTCTCCCTGTCCGTTGATGAATCGTGA
- a CDS encoding succinate dehydrogenase/fumarate reductase iron-sulfur subunit, which yields MNLTLHVWRQNGPKDPGKFEVYEAKNVSPDESFLEMLDEVNEELIKAGKEPIAFDHDCREGICGMCSQVINGIPHGGLERTTVCQLHMRMFKNGDTIYIEPWRARAFPVVKDLVVDRSALDTIIQAGGYTSAHTGGVADGNAIMIPKPEADYAMDAAECIGCGACVAGCPNGSAMLFTSAKVSQLAVLPQGKAEAARRVNEMTGALQECGFGNCTNHYECQAACPKGINVKFIATLNREYLKSMF from the coding sequence ATGAATCTTACTCTCCATGTTTGGCGCCAGAATGGCCCAAAAGATCCAGGAAAGTTTGAGGTCTACGAGGCCAAGAATGTAAGCCCGGACGAGTCGTTCCTTGAGATGCTCGATGAGGTCAACGAAGAACTTATCAAAGCCGGCAAGGAGCCCATCGCATTTGATCACGATTGTCGCGAGGGTATCTGCGGCATGTGCTCCCAGGTGATCAACGGGATCCCCCACGGCGGTCTGGAGCGGACCACGGTCTGCCAACTCCATATGCGGATGTTCAAGAACGGCGACACCATCTATATCGAGCCGTGGCGCGCCCGGGCATTCCCGGTCGTAAAAGACCTGGTAGTCGATCGTTCTGCCCTCGACACCATCATCCAGGCTGGTGGTTACACCTCTGCCCATACTGGCGGTGTTGCAGACGGCAACGCTATCATGATTCCCAAGCCCGAAGCCGATTACGCAATGGATGCCGCTGAATGTATCGGTTGCGGGGCCTGTGTTGCCGGTTGCCCCAACGGATCGGCCATGCTATTTACTTCCGCCAAGGTGTCGCAGCTTGCCGTGCTTCCCCAAGGCAAGGCGGAGGCGGCTCGTCGCGTAAATGAGATGACAGGGGCACTGCAAGAGTGTGGATTCGGTAACTGCACCAACCACTATGAATGCCAGGCTGCCTGCCCGAAGGGCATCAACGTCAAGTTCATAGCCACACTGAACAGGGAATACCTTAAGTCTATGTTCTAG
- a CDS encoding fumarate reductase/succinate dehydrogenase flavoprotein subunit, whose amino-acid sequence MILDGKCPTGPIEKTWDKHRFDMKLVNPANKRKYKVLVVGTGLAGGAAAASLGELGYNVEAFCYQDSPRRAHSIAAQGGINAAKNYPNDGDSIYRLFYDTIKGGDFRAREADVWRLAQVSNNIIDQCVAQGVPFARDYAGYLDNRSFGGAQVSRTFYARGQTGQQLLLGAYSALARQIKAGTVKMFPRTEMLDLIVVDGEAKGITVRDLVTGEIRSHVGDAVVLCTGGYVNVFYLSTNAMGCSVTAAWKAHKKGAFFANPCYTQIHPTCIPQHGDKQSKLTLMSESLRNDGRCWAPKKKGDKRAPGEIPEEERDYYLERKYPSFGNLAPRDIASRAAKEQCDDDRGVGPGGRGVYLDFAASIKRLGEDTIRERYGNLFEMYEKITDENAYKVPMRIYPAPHYSMGGLWVDYNCESNVPGLFVLGEANFSVHGANRLGASALMQGLADGYFVIPYTIANYLARTTPGKVKADNAECKKSVEDVNNNLKKLMSINGKKTVSEFHRELGRIMWENVGMARSEQSCKEALKKIPALREEFWKNVKVSGSGAQFNQDLENAGRVADFLEFAELLTRDALYRNESCGGHFRVEHQMPDGEAKRDDENFCHAAAWEFKGVNAEPELHIEPLKFENVHLAIRSYK is encoded by the coding sequence GTGATACTCGACGGAAAATGTCCGACTGGACCAATTGAGAAAACATGGGACAAGCACCGCTTCGATATGAAGCTGGTCAACCCTGCCAACAAGCGTAAATACAAAGTTCTGGTGGTTGGTACCGGCCTCGCCGGTGGAGCTGCTGCCGCATCGCTCGGCGAACTTGGCTACAACGTAGAGGCATTCTGTTATCAGGACAGCCCCCGTCGCGCCCACTCCATTGCTGCACAGGGCGGGATCAACGCTGCCAAAAACTACCCGAACGATGGCGACAGCATCTACCGTCTCTTCTACGACACCATCAAGGGCGGTGACTTCCGCGCCCGTGAGGCTGACGTCTGGCGCCTCGCCCAGGTTTCCAATAACATCATCGACCAGTGTGTGGCACAGGGTGTTCCTTTCGCCCGTGACTACGCCGGCTACCTGGACAACCGTTCCTTCGGCGGCGCCCAGGTTTCCCGTACCTTCTATGCTCGCGGACAGACGGGCCAGCAGCTTCTGCTCGGCGCCTATTCGGCTCTTGCCCGCCAGATCAAGGCCGGGACCGTCAAGATGTTCCCCCGCACCGAAATGCTCGACCTGATCGTTGTCGATGGCGAGGCCAAAGGGATCACGGTTCGTGACCTGGTGACCGGCGAGATCCGCAGCCATGTTGGCGACGCGGTTGTTCTCTGCACCGGCGGCTACGTCAACGTATTCTACCTTTCCACCAACGCCATGGGGTGCAGCGTTACTGCTGCCTGGAAGGCTCACAAAAAAGGCGCCTTCTTCGCAAACCCCTGTTACACCCAGATTCACCCGACCTGCATTCCGCAGCATGGTGACAAGCAGTCCAAGCTGACCCTCATGTCCGAGTCGCTCCGGAACGACGGCCGCTGCTGGGCTCCCAAGAAAAAGGGTGATAAGCGTGCACCGGGCGAAATTCCCGAAGAAGAGCGCGATTACTATCTCGAGCGGAAGTACCCGAGCTTCGGTAACCTTGCACCGCGTGATATCGCTTCCCGTGCCGCAAAAGAGCAGTGTGACGATGACCGCGGCGTCGGACCGGGCGGCCGGGGTGTTTACCTCGATTTCGCCGCTTCCATCAAGCGCCTTGGGGAAGACACAATCCGGGAGCGTTACGGCAACCTCTTCGAGATGTACGAGAAGATTACCGACGAGAACGCTTACAAAGTACCGATGCGTATCTACCCGGCTCCCCACTATTCCATGGGTGGCCTCTGGGTTGACTACAACTGCGAGAGCAACGTTCCGGGCCTCTTCGTTCTGGGTGAGGCAAACTTCTCGGTTCACGGTGCGAACCGTCTCGGCGCGAGCGCCCTCATGCAGGGTCTTGCCGACGGCTACTTCGTCATACCGTATACCATTGCCAATTACCTCGCCAGGACAACTCCGGGCAAGGTCAAGGCCGACAACGCCGAGTGCAAGAAGTCGGTTGAAGATGTGAATAACAATCTCAAGAAACTCATGTCGATCAACGGTAAGAAGACTGTCAGTGAGTTCCACCGCGAACTGGGCCGGATCATGTGGGAGAATGTCGGCATGGCACGCAGTGAGCAGAGCTGCAAGGAAGCCCTCAAGAAGATTCCTGCACTCCGTGAAGAGTTCTGGAAGAATGTCAAGGTGAGCGGATCTGGCGCCCAGTTCAACCAGGATCTGGAGAATGCGGGCCGTGTTGCCGACTTCCTGGAATTCGCCGAACTTCTCACCCGTGATGCCCTCTACCGTAACGAGTCCTGCGGTGGTCACTTCAGAGTCGAGCATCAGATGCCCGACGGCGAAGCGAAGCGTGATGACGAAAACTTCTGCCATGCCGCCGCATGGGAGTTCAAGGGAGTTAATGCCGAGCCTGAACTCCACATTGAGCCGTTGAAGTTTGAAAACGTCCATCTGGCAATAAGGAGCTACAAATAA
- a CDS encoding succinate dehydrogenase cytochrome b subunit: MQLFTSTVGRKVLMAITGQLMVLFVIVHMLGNSSIFIPGGINAYAEHLHALPPLVWAFRAVMLVAVCIHVLYGVTLSLENRAANPDAYAVKNLKKATLSSTSMLYTGLLLIAFIIYHLLHFTIRVTPDIRLGVDALGRFDVFGMVTHSFSLGIVVFIYVAAMVVLFLHLSHGIQSFFQTMGWNNEKSLPVFGKIGKVAAVVLLLGYASIPLFIVTGILKG, encoded by the coding sequence ATGCAACTGTTCACGAGTACTGTGGGAAGAAAAGTCCTTATGGCGATCACCGGTCAGCTTATGGTGCTGTTTGTTATCGTCCATATGCTTGGAAACTCATCCATCTTCATTCCCGGCGGCATAAACGCATATGCCGAGCATCTTCATGCACTTCCACCCCTGGTCTGGGCTTTCCGTGCCGTCATGCTTGTAGCGGTATGTATCCATGTACTCTACGGTGTAACGCTGAGCCTTGAGAACCGTGCTGCAAACCCTGACGCTTATGCGGTCAAGAACCTCAAGAAGGCTACCTTGTCGAGCACTAGCATGCTCTATACGGGGCTTCTGCTCATTGCCTTCATCATCTATCACCTTCTTCACTTCACCATTCGCGTCACTCCGGACATAAGGCTTGGTGTTGATGCCCTCGGCCGTTTTGATGTCTTTGGCATGGTGACCCACAGCTTCTCCCTCGGGATTGTCGTGTTCATTTATGTCGCGGCGATGGTTGTGCTGTTCCTTCACCTCTCCCATGGGATTCAGAGCTTCTTCCAGACGATGGGCTGGAATAATGAAAAGTCTCTCCCGGTTTTCGGCAAGATTGGCAAGGTTGCGGCCGTTGTTCTTCTTCTCGGCTATGCGTCCATCCCGCTCTTTATCGTTACCGGCATTCTGAAAGGTTAG